The DNA window TTGgccatggctttggggacagtggtgcagatgcagcccaggtgtgtgagggagaggtggagcaggaagaagtcCCTGGGGGTGTGCAGCTGGTGGTGGCAGGCTACGGCactgaggatgaggccgttgcccaggagggcagccagggagatgcccaggaagaagcagaagtgcaagagctgcagccctcgcatgccaggaggaggaactgggggaTGGAACTGCTGTTGGACATGAGCTTCCTCCGGGCATCAGGAAGCgtccaaggaggaaaaggcagtgaaaactTTGGGGACAGATTTCCTAGATCAAAGCCCATGAATTCCTCTGAGCATCTACCCTCATCCCAAGTATCTGCAGTCACACATATGTAGATTCTGGACTGTAGAAGACAGGCTTAGCATGACTTTAAgatgatttcttctgaattttttgatttatttttctactgtcAGGTCTGACAGCTGTGTCACGGTGAAACGGGGGACATCAGGGAACCAAACGaaccctgagacatttcagaatccCACGTGTGTTGGGTCTgtctgagctggagttcattttctcactgcaaCTGTCACAGtactgtgctttgcattgggaGCTACAAAGGGGTTAACCACACCAGTGCTTTGgcaactgctgagcagtgctggcacagcatctgCATTGTCAGCTTCCTCCCTTGAATCGGGGGCAAGATCATGGGAGGGGATACAGACAGGCCAGTTGAGCCAAATTGACTAAAGCGATATTGCAGAATATATGGCGTCAGCTCAGCTACAAAAGCTCAGGAATGGAACAGGAAATGGgggaaatccatttttttacaaCACTTCCCTTCTGAGCAACCTCTCTGTGtggtgaagccctgcttcccctGAAGTGACCAGGCATCGCTGCTGacgggaagtagagaataaatcttttcattttcctgttcaATTATGCGTGCACAAActttggtttttgctttagtAGAGTGCCTGATCTCAAGGTAGaagtcattttccatcttattctgtctctcctgtctggctgggaagggcagcaaTAGAGCGACTTGGTGGGCACTTGGCATCCAGacaaggtcaacccactgcaACATTCGAAagcactgctgggacactgggggaaCTCACAGAATCAAGCAGCCGTCGTGACACTACCCTGCATAATGGAAGCAAATTATCCATGGGAAACTACAGAAAACCGGGGAATTAAGGGACGTCTTTGGGACGTATGGGACCTCATGGAATAAACAAACCCTGGGATATCTTTGGgacttcatggaatcaaagatgtaaaacaaaagaattaaacccaaTGACCAGAAACCATTGGATCGAATGTTTCTTTAATATGCCAGCTGGGTATTAATGGGGGTACTTGCCATGCATGGATCAAAGAATCAGTATAAATTTcggaatataaatacagtgatacttgAAAGACCCAGCCCTCCTTCACAAGCAAGGTTGTGATTTTGGGGTCAAATAGCATCTGGGATTGTATGCGTGGAACAAGACTGCCATCTAGCGTCCATTTCTTCTGGGAAGGGCAGTCATGTTAGGAGAGTGGTCTTCTCGCTAAGCAGGCCTCATAGCATCTCTGATTGATCTATCCGACCTCTAACCCCAAAATTAAATGTTCTGAGACCAATTAAGATATATGTCTTAGAACTTCCCATTTGCTTAAACGGTATTTAATTgactttcttcttaacagaacaATCTCTTATTAAAGAAGATTTCTGAGGCATGGAAGctaatttcttgaagatgggCATACGATACGCTCTCTATTAGTTTCCATGTATCATCTACATTCCCTCTCCTAAAAATAATTGTAGTCTTAAAAGAATTAGGATATCATTTTTCTCTAAGATAAAACTTCTGATTTACTCAGTCGTTTAGAAAGGAGATCCTCTCTCATTTTAGTGCCATTGTGGCAGCATGGGGCTTCATGTAACACCTGGAACACTGGACACTGCAGATTGCcctggaatcaaggggccattgtggCACTGTAGGGCCTCATGGAAGAGGGAGGCCCCGCAGAGAGACCTCAAATCAGAGGTTTGGGCAATCATTAAGATCAGcaaggggaagtgccagattctgtccctgggatggggcaacctgggctGTGCGGAGAGACTGGGAATGACATGCTGcatagcagtgctggaaaatggtctctggggtcctggtggatggcCAGCTGGCCCAAGAGTCGGTGGTGTCCTGGCGGGGGTGCACTGCTCAGTCACACAAAGGTTTTCAGACACACGAGTCCTtcccttgcacacacacagagacagttCATGGCAGCAAGGCAGGAtctcctggggctcctgctgccatgCCCGGAGCCTGGATGCAACTCAGCCCTTGGGGggtgccacctgctctgccactaTCTGAGATGCCCCACGGCCTGAGGGATAGACACGGGGAGCTCTGtccacagaagcacatcccagagATGCATCCAGGGGCTTTGCCTGTGTGTAGTACATCGAGGCTGCTGTCCTGCCTGGCAGGTCCTTCACAGAACTCAGTCTCCCAACTATTCTCCACTTGTCCCATCCTCTGCTCCATAAAGCGTTCCCTCGGAACACTCACCGGTCTTCTCTTTGTCGaactcttcttctttccttgctttactCTCTGTCCCTGGCAAGTAACCGCGCCCCGTTGCCGTCGCTCTCGCCTGCCCTCCGCATCCAGCCCGAACCCGACGAGAACCCGAGAGGTGCCGGCGTCGGACACAGTGCCGTGGCGGAGCTGGttgaggagggcagggatgggagaggaaggcagaagagggagaggagtcGGAGAGGAGGCGGCCCGGCCGGAGCAGAGAGACGGGGCTGTCGGGGGCAACGGGAGGCCAGGCGGCGTATCGGCGAATTGGGCGCTGGCGGGGAGCGGGACTGGCGGCGCTGGCCGCGGTTCTACTCGGTGCGCAGGGCTGGCGGTCGGGAACGGTGTGCACCACGGTTGGGATTGTAGTGCAGGTCCATCGAGGCTGCCGTCCTGCCTGGCAGGTCCTTCACAGAGCTCAGTCTCCCAACTATCCTCCCGTCCgtctttccctctgctccataTAGCATTCCCTCGCAACACTCAGCGGTCTTTTCTTTGTCGAGCCCTTcttgtttccttgctttactctctgtccttcagagaactccCGCAgtccatttttcccctttcctacTTTCCTTTatctcttgctttgctttgtccgacagctttcctttcttcagtgACTCCGCCAATCCACCTCCCGCACTCATCTTCCAGCCACTTTAATAGACATGTCCACCACCGCACACCTTGGCATTCTCTTACAGTTCTTCTCCGTATGGTCCTGAATGTTTCTGTGCCCTTTGTTCTGGGAAACGACATCCAGTGCAAAACGCAATTCTGACGGCTTTAGCTCTTTGTGTCCCCGCCagtgtctgcaggcagagctcaggtgCAGCAGGACCAAAAGGTGGAGACAACGGAGGGCAGCGAAATCACCATCAAGTGCTCTCACGCCAACCTACGAATGGGCGATTTTATCCCTTTCTACCGGTAACTCCCGGACCACTACCGCGAACTCCTCGCACGCGTTGCTAAAGGGTCCAGAGAGCTGCGGGCGCCAGCGGGGCGGCTGTCGTTGTCGGAAGATGGTCTTTGGACTTGCCTCTTGCTCTCCGAGCCCCGTGCTGGGGACGCGGCGCTGTATTCCTGCGCCCTGGCGGACACGGATTCATTGACACGGTCGTCCTTGCagattttcttagaaatacacAACTCGGTTAATTGTTCCTACTGCGGAGCAATGTAGCAACCCTAAGAAAAAAGGGCGATTCAGTACTACGCAGAGCACGGACTGCAggagttctctgaaggacagaAAGTAAAGCAAGGAAACAGGAACAACTCGACAATGAAAAGAAGGGTGAGTGTTCCGAGGGAACGCTTTATGGAGCAGAGGATGTGACGGACGGGAGGATAGCTGGGAGACTGAACTCTGTGAAGAACCTACCAAGCAGGACGGCAGCCTGGATGTACCTGCACGGCCACCCCAGCCGGGGTCCCCACGGTCCCCGACCGCCAGCGCCGCCAGCCCCGCTCGCCGCCAGCACCCCTGCTGGTCGAGCGccgccagccccgctccccgccaGCGCCCAATTCGCCGATACGCCGCCTGGCCTCTCGCTGCCCCCGACAGCCCCGGCTCTCTGCTCCGGTCGGGCCGCCTCCTCTCCgactcctctccctcttctgccttcctctcccatccctgccctcctcaaCCAGCTCCGCCACGGCACTGTGTCCGACGCCGGCACCTCTCGGGCTCACGTCGGGTTCGGGCTGGATGCGGAGGGCAGGCGAGAGCGACGGCAGCGAGGCGGCGGTCGGGGCTCTGCACCGCGGAGGCGGCGCGACCGGACTGGTTGGCGGGGCAGCGGGTTAGTATCGGGGAGCTCAAGATTGACAGACCATGAGCTCCCTTCAAAAAACCATCATCTCTTCCCACACATCCCTCCTTTGCTGGCCTGGGGAGACTCCCGAATTTTCCTCCAGGGCACACGCTTTTGGGAATGGTTGAGGGACACGAGAGGCAGAACATCCCTCCGGTCTCAGCACGCTGGGTCAGCCTCTCCTAGGCTGTCCcggggagcatccctgctggtAGCAGGAGCACTTTCGCTGGCGACAAAGACCACTTGGAGTTTTGTCGGGGACTGTGGTACCAGTGCTACGACCAGGCAGTGCATGGGAGAAGCACCTTCCCCAGGGAAAGCTCGGACGTGGCATGGCATCTCCCACATGCTTTGAACTTCATGGAGATGCAGCCTCCGTGaggagagctctgctgtgtcccttctcctgctcctcttgctcagaggcccagggaacagcctgtcacaGCTGAACTGGATTTGCTGGAACCAGCACATTTGCAGTAAGTTGACGGGCACTCAGAGGCACAGTCAAAATattcattctctttcccatcGCTGTCACCTCCGTAGGAGGACATGTAGGACCACCAGGGAAGGGTATGATCTATTCCCATGTGCACTGGCTTCtcacccagcccacagaggttctttaaccttccctggagagacacGGAAGGACTAGACAGGGTGTCTCCGTTTGCATTGAACAGACAAGTCTTGAGCACACACCTGGTGTGGCTGTGGGGAGATGACCTTGAGCAAGTACGATTGCCATCAGCCTCCTGGGGGAACCTTGAAGTTATGTGGAACAAAGAGTGTTCGGTGTCACTTTGCATTTAGGGTACTAAACCTtgggatgtgcttctgtggaCAGAGTTCCCCGTGTCTATCCCTCAGGCCGTGGGGCATCTCAGAtagtggcagagcaggtggcaccCCCCAAGGGCTGAGTTGCATCCAGGCTCCGGGCGTGGCAACAGGAGCCCCGGGagatcctgccctgctgccatgaactgtctctgtgtgtgtgcaagggaAGGACTCGTGTGTCTGAAAACCCTTGTGTGACTGAGCAGTGCACCCCCGCCAGGACACCACCGACTCTTGGGCCAGCTGgccatccaccaggaccccagagACCATTTTCTAGTACTGCTATGCAGCATGTCATTCCCAGTCTCTCCGTACagcccaggttgccccatcccagggacagaatctggcacttccccttgCTGATCTTCCTCCGGTTAATGATTGCCCAAACCTCTGATTTGAGGTCTCTCTGCGGGGCCTCCCTCTTCCATGAGGCCCTACAGTGccacaatggccccttgattccaggGCAATCTGCAGTGTCCAGTGTTCCAGGTGTTACATGAAGCCCCATGCTGCCACAATGGCACTAAAATGAGAGAGGATCTCCTTTCTAAACGACTGAGTAAATCAGAAGTTTTATCTTAGAGAAAAATGATATCCTAATTCTTTTAAGACTACAATTATTTTTAGGAGAGGGAATGTAGATGATACATGGAAACTAATAGAGAGCGTATCGTATGcccatcttcaagaaattagCTTCCATGCCTCAGAAATCTTCTTTAATAAGAGATtgttctgttaagaagaaagtcAATTAAATACCGTTTAAGCAAATGGGAAGTTCTAAGACATATATCTTAGTTGGTCTCAGAACATTTAATTTTGGGGTTCGAGGTCGGATAGATCAATCAGAGATGCTACGAGGCCTGCTTAGCGAGAAGACCACTCTCCTAACATGACTGCCCTTCCCAGAAGAAATGGACGCTAGATGGCAGTCTTGTTCCACGCATACAATCCCAGATGCTATTTGACCCCAAAATCACAACCTCGCTTGTGAAGGAGGGCTGGGTCTTTcaagtatcactgtatttatattccgAAATTTATACTGATTCTTTGATCCATGCATGGCAAGTACCCCCATTAATACCCAGCTGGCATATTAAAGAAACGTTCGATCCAATGGTTTCTGGTCAttgggtttaattctttttttttaccccttgaTACAAGGGgttaggcccaaaagagttaactaagaaatttgggcctgcaaaCAAGTTACCAACATCTAAAACGATCTGTAcccgttctgttctacttactggaccaaaagcttaagagaacagtacaagaacatgtaatagacctagaggcaataaattaggAATACaacaggatcaggtagacatttgaataggagaaataggcctggagccagggccttttccgagcttcagtgagcgggtcgagaacaatggaaaagaagaaaggtcaagctgaggaagaggagttaaagccccctgccccatggaGGAAGGTGGGAACGACCCCTCGAAATGGggtgccaagagaagcaccgccccaagctCCGCCTCTTCTCcgcctatttttaatatgtattgatagatgttgtaatcgtttgaatatgcatttaatcacatctaaaaattgtataaaagtgctgattttctgaagagccggtgagcaagtttgtccagcgccagctggcttgctcccagcgctgcaaataaatacctttgctgctcaaaagaccaaagtctctgagcagtttcttagaccgatttttcggattcaccctttgattccatgaagtcCCAAAGATATCCCAGAGTTCGTTTAATTCCCTGAAGTCCCGCCTCTGAATGCCCAtcaacctgctgcagatgtgctggttcCAGTAAATCCAGTTTAGCtgtgacaggctgttccctgggcctctgagcaagaggagcaggaggagggacacagcagagccctcCTCACGGAGGCTGCATCTCCTTGATGTCCAAAGCACGTGGGAGATACCATGCCACGTCCgagctttctctggggaaggtgcttcTCCCATGCACTGCTTCTCAAAAGCGCGTGCCCGGAAGAAAAATTCATGAGTCTCCCCGGGCCAGCAAAAGAGAGTTGAGTGGGAAGAGATGATGGCCACGAAAAAAGCTCATGATCTGTCAATCTTGAGCTCCCCGATACTAACCCGCTGCCCTGCCAACCAGCCCGGCCGCGCCACCTCCGCGGTGCAGAGCCCCGACCGCCGCCCCGTTGCCGTCGCTCTCGCCTGCCCTCCGCATCCAGCCCGAGCCCGAGAGGTGCCGGCGTCGGACACAGTGCCGTGGCGGAGCTGGttgaggagggcagggatgggagaggaaggcagaagagggagaggagtcGGAGAGGAGGCGGCCCGGCCGGAGCAGAGAGACGGGGCTGTCGGGGGCAACGGGAGGCCAGGCGGCGTATCGGCGAATTGGGCGCTGGCGGGGAGCGGGACTGGCGGCGCTGGCCGCGGTTCTACTCGGTGCGCAGGGCTGGCGGTCGGGAACGGTGTGCGCCGCGGTTGGGATTGTAGTGCAGGTCCATCGAGGCTGCCGTCCTGCCTGGCAGGTCCTTCACAGAGCTCAGTCTCCCAACTATCCTCCCGTCCgtctttccctctgctccataTAGCATTCCCTCGCAACACTCAGCGGTCTTTTCTTTGTCGAGCCCTTcttgtttccttgctttactctctgtccttcagagaactccCGCAGTCCgtttttcccctttcctacTTTCCTTTatctcttgctttgctttgtccggcagctttcctttcttcagtgACTCCGCCAATCCACCTCCCGCACTCATCTTCCAGCCACTTTAATAGACACGTCCACCACCGCACACCTTGGCATTCTCTTACAGTTCTTCTCCGTATGGTCCTGAATGTTTCTGTGCCCTTTGTTCTGGGAAACG is part of the Chiroxiphia lanceolata isolate bChiLan1 chromosome 1, bChiLan1.pri, whole genome shotgun sequence genome and encodes:
- the LOC116785874 gene encoding LOW QUALITY PROTEIN: uncharacterized protein LOC116785874 (The sequence of the model RefSeq protein was modified relative to this genomic sequence to represent the inferred CDS: substituted 1 base at 1 genomic stop codon); its protein translation is MRKGRTNEEHRNNEQADQAVQVKGWERKAEEGEESERRRPGRSRETGLSGATGGQAAYRRIGRWRGAGLAALAAVLLVSAGRAQVQQDQKVETTEGSEITIKCSHANLRMGDFIPFYRXLPDHYRELLARVAKGSRELRAPAGRLSLSEDGLWTCLLLSEPRAGDAALYSCALADTDSLTRSSLQIFLEIHNSVNCSYCGAM